The following proteins are co-located in the Methanomassiliicoccales archaeon genome:
- a CDS encoding AAA family ATPase: MSTLFLGSVTERSGKSMVSLGLALNHSRKVGYFKPFRETLRNDRERLVDQDAYLMKRALRLDVEEEKLSPFTYDIHRPLDIERIVRAYQEVKGSCEDMLVEGTRDVLTGFLHNVSGLTIAEAIGAEVVLISSKQTGSFDKLAMLVQLMRSYKVRFKGAILNFGCGDEERKLLERRGIRVLGSIPEAPELRHFRVREVVEALRAEVVVEEGLDNRVEEVMIGAMSPETAIRFMRRASHKALITCGDRSDLHMAALSTDTSCLILTGGLYPEKQVVAKAYERRVPILLTSLDTMSAAEAVDHLIARIDPEDQVKIDRIRGLVKENVDIQAIWS, translated from the coding sequence ATGAGCACTTTATTTCTAGGGTCGGTCACGGAAAGGTCAGGCAAGAGCATGGTATCTTTGGGCTTGGCCTTGAACCATTCGAGAAAGGTGGGGTATTTCAAGCCCTTTAGGGAGACCCTGCGCAATGACCGCGAAAGGCTGGTAGATCAGGACGCATATCTCATGAAGCGAGCGCTGCGCCTCGATGTGGAGGAGGAGAAGCTCTCCCCCTTCACTTACGACATCCATAGGCCGTTGGACATAGAGCGGATAGTGCGCGCTTACCAAGAGGTCAAGGGCTCCTGCGAGGATATGCTAGTGGAGGGAACCAGGGATGTGCTCACTGGTTTCCTCCATAACGTCTCGGGCCTGACTATTGCTGAGGCCATAGGGGCCGAGGTGGTGTTGATATCCTCCAAGCAGACTGGTTCCTTCGACAAGCTGGCTATGCTAGTGCAGCTGATGCGTTCCTACAAGGTCAGGTTCAAAGGAGCCATCCTTAACTTCGGATGCGGTGATGAGGAGAGAAAGCTGTTGGAACGAAGGGGCATCAGAGTCTTAGGCAGCATACCGGAAGCGCCAGAGCTTAGGCATTTCAGGGTAAGGGAGGTGGTGGAGGCTCTGCGCGCGGAGGTGGTGGTGGAAGAGGGCCTAGACAATCGGGTGGAGGAGGTGATGATAGGAGCTATGAGCCCTGAGACGGCGATCAGGTTCATGCGCAGAGCCAGTCACAAGGCGCTCATCACCTGCGGAGACCGCTCGGACCTTCATATGGCGGCCCTAAGCACCGATACCTCCTGCCTCATCCTGACCGGAGGATTGTATCCTGAGAAGCAGGTGGTGGCCAAGGCCTATGAGCGCAGAGTGCCAATCCTGCTTACCTCGTTGGACACCATGAGTGCGGCCGAGGCGGTGGATCATCTCATCGCCCGCATAGACCCTGAGGACCAGGTCAAGATCGATAGGATCCGCGGCTTGGTGAAAGAGAACGTCGATATCCAGGCCATCTGGAGCTGA
- a CDS encoding acetate--CoA ligase family protein — protein MVRELFEPDSIAIIGASREEKKVGHIVLRNLISSGFAGALYPINPQAKEILGIKCYPSVLEVPGRIDLGLVCVPNILVPDVMEQMGNKGVKAAIVISAGFKETGKEGAELERRTDSIAKAYGIRVLGPNCLGLINTQRRMNATFTNNYPREGSIGISSQSGAICSVLLDWASRTKAGFSKFVSLGNKMDIEEADVLRYLRDDPKTKVIGMYIEGITRGADFMQQAEATSKVKPVIALKAGRTSSGAKAASSHTGAISSGDKVYQAALEQSGVIRAHDIEELFDLLMIFSSARMPRTEGGVAIVTNAGGLGVMAADACGDHDLALATFSHETVERLRSYLPAEANVYNPVDVIGDATADRYDFAIRTVMQDPAVSSVLVLLAPTDLVDIPSVARIVASHGKSSAMPVVACFAGGNDVHEGLEILRQAGIPDFESPDRAVRALSAMVEYQKARSRNVSETFPTFEGDKERVRALLAKVKSQGRVGLSESEGKEILRAYGISVPDEGMARTEEEAVELARRIGYPIVLKVESPDIAHKTDVGGVVVGLRREEEVRHEFNLLLSRVRAMAPRARVEGVLVQRMISGREVIVGMVRDDQFGPVVTFGLGGIFVEVLKDVAQRIVPLSNADVTDLIRSIRAYPILTGVRGRKPADLEALRQVILKVAQVAQDFPEITELEINPLIVGDVGEGAGAVDALVTIRRESA, from the coding sequence ATGGTAAGGGAGCTGTTCGAGCCGGATTCCATCGCTATCATTGGCGCTTCCAGGGAGGAGAAGAAAGTCGGTCATATCGTGCTGAGGAACCTCATTTCATCAGGCTTCGCCGGAGCCCTTTATCCCATCAACCCCCAGGCCAAGGAGATACTGGGCATAAAGTGCTATCCTAGCGTGCTGGAGGTCCCCGGGAGGATAGACCTGGGGCTGGTATGCGTCCCTAACATCCTCGTGCCGGATGTCATGGAGCAAATGGGCAATAAGGGGGTAAAAGCGGCAATCGTGATCTCCGCTGGCTTCAAGGAGACGGGAAAGGAGGGTGCGGAGCTAGAGAGGCGGACAGACTCAATAGCCAAGGCGTATGGCATAAGGGTGCTGGGCCCCAATTGCCTCGGGCTAATCAACACTCAGAGGCGTATGAATGCCACTTTCACCAATAACTATCCCCGAGAGGGTAGCATAGGAATATCCTCTCAGTCCGGGGCCATATGCTCCGTGCTCCTGGATTGGGCCTCGAGAACGAAAGCGGGCTTCTCCAAATTCGTCAGCCTGGGGAATAAGATGGATATCGAAGAGGCGGATGTGTTGCGATATCTTCGCGATGATCCCAAGACCAAGGTCATCGGGATGTATATCGAAGGAATAACCAGAGGAGCCGATTTTATGCAGCAGGCAGAGGCCACTTCCAAGGTGAAGCCGGTGATAGCCTTGAAGGCAGGGAGGACAAGCAGCGGGGCCAAGGCCGCCTCCTCTCACACGGGCGCCATCTCTTCTGGGGATAAGGTTTACCAGGCGGCGCTGGAGCAGTCTGGTGTGATCAGGGCGCATGATATCGAAGAGCTCTTCGATCTGCTCATGATCTTCAGCAGCGCCCGCATGCCCCGGACCGAGGGAGGCGTGGCCATCGTCACCAACGCAGGAGGGTTGGGAGTGATGGCCGCAGATGCCTGCGGGGATCATGACTTGGCCCTAGCCACATTTTCCCATGAGACGGTAGAACGCCTGCGCTCCTACCTCCCCGCTGAAGCCAATGTATACAATCCCGTAGATGTGATAGGGGATGCCACTGCGGACCGTTATGACTTCGCCATACGCACGGTCATGCAAGACCCGGCAGTGTCCTCCGTGCTAGTACTGTTAGCGCCTACCGATCTGGTGGACATTCCGAGCGTGGCGCGCATTGTGGCCTCGCATGGGAAAAGCAGCGCTATGCCCGTGGTGGCGTGCTTCGCTGGCGGCAATGATGTGCATGAGGGCTTGGAGATACTCAGGCAGGCGGGTATACCTGATTTCGAATCACCGGACCGAGCGGTTCGGGCCCTGAGCGCCATGGTGGAGTATCAGAAAGCGCGTTCTCGCAACGTGTCCGAGACATTCCCCACCTTCGAGGGCGACAAGGAGAGGGTCAGGGCATTGCTGGCTAAGGTCAAGTCCCAGGGAAGGGTGGGGCTGAGCGAGAGCGAAGGCAAGGAAATCCTCCGGGCATATGGCATCTCTGTACCCGATGAGGGGATGGCCAGGACCGAAGAGGAGGCGGTGGAGCTGGCGAGAAGGATAGGATACCCCATCGTCCTGAAAGTGGAATCTCCCGACATCGCGCACAAGACTGATGTGGGAGGAGTGGTGGTGGGGCTGCGCCGCGAGGAAGAGGTCCGCCATGAATTCAACCTACTCCTATCCAGGGTAAGGGCTATGGCCCCCCGGGCCAGGGTGGAGGGCGTCTTAGTGCAACGCATGATATCGGGCAGGGAGGTCATAGTGGGGATGGTTCGCGACGACCAGTTCGGACCAGTGGTCACTTTCGGTCTGGGGGGCATTTTCGTAGAGGTCCTCAAGGACGTGGCGCAGAGGATCGTACCCCTCTCGAACGCGGACGTGACAGATCTGATCCGCTCCATCAGGGCCTATCCTATCTTAACAGGCGTCAGAGGTAGGAAGCCTGCGGATCTGGAAGCCTTGCGGCAAGTGATACTCAAGGTGGCGCAGGTGGCGCAGGACTTCCCCGAAATCACAGAATTAGAGATAAACCCCCTCATCGTCGGCGACGTGGGGGAGGGGGCTGGTGCGGTGGACGCGCTGGTCACTATAAGGAGGGAGAGCGCATGA
- a CDS encoding DUF72 domain-containing protein: MILVGCSGWSYEDWLGRFYPWELANKRGEWLRFYAEHFHTVEINSTFYRPPPPPMVRLWIKKAEGLEGFEYSLKMPRLVTHESMVQLDSQTSATQAVSFERMCVKELSAAARMGACLLQLSPYFKKDSRSMAVLDATLEALDTQAYHYAVEFRHRSWLGEEGKEIDPEALDLLKRNKAATVMVDGPGFPVIKATTAEHAYIRFHGRNYDIWFREEGEEDHRLNRYDYLYTKEQLWPWVPRIQEAARDHEKVRIYFNNHGRSKAVRNAFDLMDMLGIPHKAREIRLQDQYTLGNF; the protein is encoded by the coding sequence ATGATCCTGGTGGGCTGTAGTGGCTGGTCATATGAGGATTGGTTGGGAAGATTCTATCCATGGGAGCTGGCCAACAAGAGAGGAGAGTGGCTCCGCTTCTATGCTGAGCATTTCCACACCGTAGAGATAAACTCCACTTTCTACCGTCCTCCCCCGCCACCAATGGTCCGTCTCTGGATCAAGAAAGCAGAGGGATTAGAGGGCTTCGAATATTCGCTGAAGATGCCTAGGCTGGTGACGCACGAGTCAATGGTTCAGCTTGATAGCCAGACATCGGCAACTCAGGCAGTCTCATTCGAGCGCATGTGCGTGAAGGAGTTATCGGCCGCGGCACGAATGGGAGCCTGCCTGCTGCAGCTCTCCCCTTATTTCAAGAAAGATTCCCGCTCCATGGCGGTACTAGATGCTACTCTGGAGGCCTTGGATACCCAGGCCTACCACTATGCCGTCGAGTTCAGGCACCGGAGCTGGCTGGGAGAGGAGGGCAAAGAGATCGACCCTGAGGCTCTGGATCTGTTGAAGAGGAATAAGGCAGCCACGGTGATGGTCGACGGGCCAGGATTTCCCGTGATTAAAGCCACCACAGCAGAACATGCCTACATCCGATTCCATGGCCGCAACTATGACATTTGGTTCAGGGAAGAGGGAGAGGAGGATCACCGCCTGAACCGCTATGATTATCTCTACACCAAGGAGCAGCTGTGGCCCTGGGTACCGCGCATCCAGGAAGCGGCTAGGGACCATGAGAAGGTGCGCATCTATTTCAACAACCATGGGCGCTCCAAGGCCGTGAGGAACGCCTTCGATCTCATGGACATGCTGGGCATCCCGCACAAGGCCAGGGAGATAAGGTTGCAGGACCAGTACACTCTGGGTAACTTTTAG
- a CDS encoding fibronectin type III domain-containing protein: protein MRANTLKISAFIFTAVLICTLCIDTHDAQAADPLPSQLPSAPRSLTASPGNGKVTLTWSPPLYYNGSAISEYWIYRGTEPGGGTLWTTLGNVTTYTDIGLTNGQTYYYSVCARNAFGIGPRSSEVSATPRTTPSVPLEVSGIPGNLFINLTWKPPAFDGGAPILGYRIYRGTSPGSETFLADAGNFTFYICSRLQIGRTYYFRVSAYNVVGEGLKSNEVAAAPDVVPGAPIALVAKEGVRQITLTWSPPEPNGGSPILGYRILRGLAPGEEKLLTNVSVTTKYEDVGLTNNVTYYYKVVAYNAVGDGAESNEIFATCWDVPTPVVLSILEGNRRITLYWNTYDNGGTEVLRYWVYRGTKAGQTQLLITLDNVLSYTDTGLTNGQTYYYRIAAENAVGIGLSNEVCGTPRTVPSAPVGLTATPGERFIKLNWTKPQSDGGSPVLGYKIYRGLAPGSETFLADAGNVNSFIAAGLINGKTYYFKVSAYNEAGEGPLSAAVSEISGLVPSAPLDLNARAGDQFVYLSWSAPTISGSGPVLSYLIFRGLEPGKEAPEPIAEVTTTTYNNTGLTNGQMYYYKIKAKNAIGEGPFSSEVSAKPSTPGSAPSVPLNVQAVGGYKHILITWNPPLSDGNKPILGYKIYRGLFSGNEVYLATVSTNYYNNTALENDTTYYYRVAAYNEVGTGPQSEEVYATTQPNPQPPQPTPASFDIMAFLSNSVFLAVVLIIALAVIIWYIREKRKAKLQAKKNAERLKKSAKAAALKKGPGVK, encoded by the coding sequence GTGAGAGCTAACACGCTTAAAATATCAGCATTCATCTTCACTGCAGTCCTAATCTGCACCCTTTGCATAGATACACACGATGCACAGGCAGCAGATCCCTTACCATCTCAGTTGCCATCTGCTCCTCGGAGCCTAACCGCCTCACCCGGTAATGGTAAGGTAACCCTGACCTGGAGCCCTCCGTTATACTATAACGGCTCTGCTATCAGCGAATATTGGATTTACCGGGGGACCGAGCCTGGAGGAGGCACTCTCTGGACTACGCTGGGGAATGTGACCACCTATACTGATATAGGCCTCACCAATGGCCAGACATATTACTATAGCGTCTGTGCCCGAAACGCATTCGGAATCGGCCCACGTTCTAGTGAGGTTAGCGCTACCCCCCGCACCACCCCCTCGGTTCCTTTGGAGGTCAGCGGCATCCCCGGGAATCTATTCATCAACCTGACCTGGAAGCCTCCCGCCTTCGATGGTGGCGCTCCCATCCTCGGCTATCGCATCTATCGAGGCACATCGCCAGGCAGTGAGACCTTCTTGGCAGATGCGGGGAACTTCACTTTCTACATCTGTTCACGGCTGCAGATCGGTAGAACCTACTATTTCAGGGTCTCAGCCTACAATGTTGTAGGAGAGGGGCTAAAGAGCAATGAGGTGGCCGCCGCTCCGGATGTGGTCCCGGGAGCCCCCATCGCTCTGGTGGCGAAAGAGGGTGTACGCCAAATCACCCTGACCTGGAGCCCCCCAGAGCCCAATGGAGGATCCCCTATCCTCGGCTACCGCATCCTTCGTGGCTTGGCTCCAGGAGAGGAGAAACTTCTAACCAACGTCAGTGTGACCACCAAGTACGAGGATGTTGGCTTAACTAACAACGTCACGTACTATTATAAAGTGGTGGCGTACAACGCCGTTGGCGATGGGGCAGAGAGCAATGAGATCTTTGCTACCTGTTGGGATGTGCCAACTCCCGTGGTCCTAAGCATCCTGGAAGGGAATCGCCGCATCACCTTATACTGGAACACCTACGACAACGGCGGCACTGAGGTCCTGCGATACTGGGTCTACCGCGGTACCAAGGCGGGCCAGACCCAACTACTGATCACCCTGGATAATGTGCTTTCCTACACTGACACCGGCCTTACCAATGGTCAGACCTATTACTATCGCATCGCGGCAGAGAATGCCGTGGGTATCGGTCTCTCCAACGAGGTATGTGGCACGCCACGCACCGTACCATCCGCGCCCGTGGGGCTCACAGCCACCCCCGGTGAACGCTTCATAAAGCTCAATTGGACCAAACCTCAGTCAGACGGTGGCTCCCCGGTCCTGGGATACAAGATTTACCGAGGCTTGGCTCCAGGCTCTGAGACCTTCTTGGCAGACGCGGGTAACGTCAATAGCTTCATCGCCGCTGGCCTGATCAATGGTAAGACCTACTACTTCAAGGTCTCGGCCTATAACGAGGCAGGTGAGGGGCCTTTGAGCGCAGCGGTCTCTGAAATCTCGGGTTTGGTACCAAGCGCCCCCTTAGACCTGAACGCTCGGGCCGGTGATCAGTTCGTATATCTTTCTTGGAGTGCGCCCACCATCTCGGGAAGCGGGCCAGTACTTTCCTATCTCATCTTCCGCGGCCTGGAGCCAGGGAAGGAAGCTCCCGAGCCTATAGCTGAAGTCACCACCACGACGTACAATAACACTGGGCTGACAAACGGCCAAATGTATTATTATAAGATTAAAGCCAAAAACGCCATAGGAGAAGGACCTTTTTCTAGCGAGGTAAGCGCTAAACCAAGCACCCCTGGGAGCGCGCCCTCCGTGCCACTGAATGTACAGGCGGTGGGAGGATACAAGCACATTCTCATAACTTGGAATCCTCCCCTCTCTGATGGCAACAAACCTATCCTGGGCTACAAAATCTATCGTGGTCTATTCTCCGGAAACGAGGTCTATCTCGCCACCGTATCCACCAATTATTATAACAACACAGCTCTGGAGAACGACACCACGTACTACTACCGTGTGGCAGCATACAACGAAGTCGGCACGGGGCCGCAATCGGAGGAGGTCTATGCCACCACCCAACCTAATCCCCAGCCGCCTCAGCCCACGCCTGCCTCTTTCGACATCATGGCATTTCTAAGCAATTCCGTATTCCTCGCTGTGGTGCTAATCATAGCCCTAGCGGTGATAATATGGTACATCAGGGAGAAGCGCAAGGCCAAGCTGCAGGCGAAGAAGAACGCGGAAAGGCTGAAAAAGTCAGCCAAAGCCGCGGCTCTTAAAAAGGGTCCAGGCGTGAAGTAG
- a CDS encoding YkgJ family cysteine cluster protein: MPRYIRSGECNRCGDCCKPRFPVDEDAREWYRANGLPENGQCQFLALIDGQWTCTIHARRSEHCRAFPWHPDNLKGLPNCSYRFTEIPD, translated from the coding sequence ATGCCACGCTATATTAGGAGTGGAGAGTGTAATAGATGCGGCGACTGCTGCAAGCCGCGCTTTCCTGTGGATGAGGATGCCAGGGAATGGTACCGTGCCAACGGACTGCCGGAGAATGGGCAGTGTCAATTCCTTGCTCTGATCGACGGACAGTGGACTTGTACCATTCATGCACGACGCAGTGAGCACTGCCGCGCCTTCCCTTGGCACCCTGACAACCTCAAGGGCCTGCCCAATTGCTCCTATCGCTTCACCGAGATTCCCGATTAG
- a CDS encoding HD domain-containing protein gives MHMEPEGKRQFVRDLKVGEDVDSLFSVKFKKPPKPYSKGSVFEVRLADRTGEMTAKYWGSKDEEAVKSVYNSFDSNDVVRVRGSVSSYKETVEISISPDKGGTVEKVPKGDYRLTDFVASSSRDVDQMMTSLNSAVRRVQNRHLQLLLASFFGDESFVQRFKSAPASMWMHCNWMGGLVEHTLNVLEICEFLAKRYPKLDRDLLIAGALLHDIGKVEEYEVTTNIDVSEDGMLRGHVTIGAEMVSRACDRIEGMPKNLKLKVVHMVLASHAEPEYGSPKRPQFPEALAVHIADEADAKLEQYISAKENAQTEDPWIYDRRLGHIYLH, from the coding sequence ATGCACATGGAACCTGAGGGCAAGCGGCAGTTCGTGCGGGATCTCAAGGTGGGAGAAGATGTTGACTCTCTCTTCTCTGTCAAATTCAAGAAGCCTCCTAAACCCTACTCCAAAGGTTCGGTATTCGAGGTAAGGCTGGCCGATCGCACCGGCGAGATGACGGCCAAGTATTGGGGGTCGAAGGATGAGGAGGCAGTGAAAAGTGTGTACAATTCCTTCGATTCCAACGATGTGGTGAGAGTCAGGGGTTCGGTATCTTCTTATAAAGAAACGGTGGAGATAAGCATCAGCCCTGATAAAGGAGGGACAGTGGAGAAGGTCCCCAAGGGAGACTATCGCCTCACTGATTTCGTCGCCAGCTCCTCCAGGGATGTGGATCAGATGATGACATCATTAAACTCCGCGGTGCGCAGGGTGCAGAATCGTCATTTGCAGCTGCTCCTGGCATCCTTTTTCGGCGACGAGTCCTTTGTGCAAAGGTTTAAGAGTGCGCCCGCCTCCATGTGGATGCATTGCAATTGGATGGGGGGCCTGGTGGAGCATACCCTCAACGTGCTGGAGATATGCGAGTTCCTGGCTAAGCGCTATCCCAAGCTGGATAGAGACCTGCTCATTGCCGGTGCTCTGCTGCACGACATCGGTAAGGTGGAGGAATACGAGGTAACGACGAACATCGATGTGTCTGAGGACGGAATGCTGAGGGGACATGTGACCATAGGAGCCGAGATGGTGTCCCGAGCCTGCGACAGGATAGAGGGAATGCCCAAGAATCTAAAGCTCAAGGTGGTGCATATGGTCCTGGCCAGCCATGCCGAGCCAGAATATGGCTCGCCCAAGAGACCTCAATTCCCCGAGGCTCTGGCAGTTCATATTGCGGACGAGGCGGACGCCAAGCTGGAACAGTATATATCTGCCAAAGAGAATGCTCAGACTGAGGACCCTTGGATCTATGACCGTAGATTAGGCCACATATACCTTCACTAA
- a CDS encoding YgjP-like metallopeptidase domain-containing protein: MMDEREMQYAFQRVGARFGFHHVQASYYPFKEFKTTWKRIGTTVSFKVTDYIQGAAEEVINDFAFCLFERMQRRRRELYTARVSEYLCSDAFLRSNREKYLKRSRNLTLDAKGKEYDLSSLLTSLQDRGLVGDCHGAFLTWTEKPNRFRLGYCSLIMRVVAISSALDSSQVPGYVAEYVLYHEMLHLLTRSDPLRSYHDAEFRRLERKYPRWREAENWLRLLSSSHLAGEGSA, translated from the coding sequence ATGATGGATGAGAGGGAGATGCAGTACGCCTTTCAGCGTGTGGGGGCTCGATTTGGCTTCCATCATGTCCAGGCCAGCTATTATCCTTTCAAAGAATTCAAGACCACTTGGAAGCGCATTGGCACCACTGTCAGCTTCAAGGTGACGGATTACATACAAGGCGCGGCTGAAGAGGTGATAAATGATTTCGCCTTCTGTCTTTTCGAGCGTATGCAAAGGAGAAGGAGGGAGCTGTACACCGCTAGGGTATCTGAGTATTTATGCTCTGATGCCTTCTTGCGTTCGAATCGAGAGAAATATTTGAAACGCAGCCGCAATCTCACTCTGGACGCAAAGGGCAAGGAATATGATCTGAGTTCCCTTCTCACTTCATTGCAGGATCGGGGATTAGTGGGCGATTGCCACGGTGCTTTCCTTACCTGGACGGAAAAGCCTAATCGCTTCCGCCTGGGCTACTGTAGCTTGATTATGAGAGTGGTGGCCATTTCCTCTGCCTTGGACTCAAGTCAGGTGCCAGGGTACGTCGCCGAGTATGTCCTTTATCATGAGATGCTTCATCTGCTAACGCGCTCCGATCCCCTTCGCTCTTATCATGATGCGGAATTCAGACGCCTGGAGCGGAAATATCCTCGCTGGAGAGAAGCGGAAAATTGGCTTAGGCTCTTATCCAGCAGCCATTTGGCTGGAGAAGGATCTGCTTGA
- a CDS encoding DUF429 domain-containing protein — translation MMFLGLDLAWRSDPYPLSTGACLIDSGGEVVLLGLVTTNEEILSLLDKDNQMWVGIDAPLCVPNLTGMRRCERIMMRMGLPCLPSNQRFMERHFGGRRGEDLARALRGRGFVPASPEVRGEKVYFEVYPSGALRILCGKIPSYKRGRLCDRRKALEQVIEAMDSWHSPPDLCLSLRQEIENMKLHRIKGLCDILDAALAAACLYCHYIKNGKNTQLLGDVEHGYVLLPTERNMHDG, via the coding sequence ATGATGTTCCTGGGACTGGATTTGGCATGGCGCTCAGATCCTTATCCCCTCTCTACAGGGGCATGCTTGATTGACTCCGGCGGTGAGGTGGTGTTGTTAGGACTGGTCACCACGAATGAAGAAATCCTGTCCTTGCTTGACAAGGATAATCAGATGTGGGTGGGGATAGACGCACCGCTTTGCGTTCCTAACCTCACAGGAATGCGCAGATGCGAGCGAATTATGATGAGAATGGGCCTTCCCTGCCTCCCTTCTAACCAGCGCTTCATGGAGCGTCATTTCGGTGGTAGGAGAGGAGAAGACCTCGCCAGAGCATTGCGTGGCCGGGGGTTCGTGCCCGCTTCGCCAGAGGTGAGGGGTGAAAAGGTTTACTTCGAGGTCTATCCTAGCGGTGCCCTCCGCATCCTGTGCGGGAAGATCCCATCTTATAAAAGAGGAAGGCTATGCGACCGGCGCAAAGCCTTGGAACAGGTGATCGAGGCCATGGATTCCTGGCATTCCCCTCCTGACCTCTGCCTTTCGTTGCGTCAAGAAATCGAGAATATGAAGTTGCATAGAATCAAAGGATTATGCGATATCCTAGATGCAGCCCTAGCCGCAGCCTGCCTGTATTGTCATTACATAAAGAATGGAAAGAACACTCAATTGCTAGGCGATGTAGAGCATGGATATGTGCTCTTGCCGACCGAGAGGAATATGCATGATGGATGA
- a CDS encoding DHH family phosphoesterase has product MDSFSRDDRDKHLITRGNVDGIVSAALFLSVFPSAKVTFVTSPAAGARVVARDHSSSAIYLSDLALVPELEARICEANERSEVVAFDHHQQHDSPVRKMMILREGMSAASIMYHYFHIGSRYKGLVAIADMVEFCDTPLLREMSALYGLSKIEEEARTLDFSWRLDIDDDSYRMQAALHLSRGSWPSEVSCVRRRYLQVLNEQRWPKALARVKSNMRIRGSAAILHSRDKNRSLYGFGTRALVEVAKEKGCAYAVMINERRQHSSVSMRGLQPGGVNLGRFVEDFTLEHGLEGGGHPTSAGARIPVQVTGLFLDRFMAISAR; this is encoded by the coding sequence ATGGATAGCTTCTCCAGGGATGACCGGGACAAGCACCTGATAACTCGGGGCAACGTCGACGGTATAGTCTCCGCTGCCCTTTTCCTTAGCGTTTTTCCCTCCGCCAAGGTTACCTTCGTGACCTCTCCTGCGGCAGGTGCAAGAGTTGTGGCCAGAGATCACTCCTCCTCCGCCATATACCTCAGCGACCTAGCTCTGGTACCTGAGCTGGAGGCGCGCATCTGTGAGGCCAATGAACGTTCTGAGGTGGTGGCCTTCGACCACCATCAGCAACACGACTCGCCTGTAAGGAAGATGATGATATTGCGCGAGGGTATGAGCGCGGCCTCTATAATGTATCACTATTTCCACATCGGGTCCCGCTACAAAGGGTTGGTGGCCATAGCGGATATGGTAGAGTTCTGCGACACCCCCCTGCTACGAGAGATGAGCGCTCTTTATGGATTGAGCAAGATAGAAGAGGAAGCTCGCACGCTCGACTTCTCCTGGCGTTTGGACATAGATGACGATAGCTACCGCATGCAAGCTGCCTTGCACCTTTCTCGTGGGAGCTGGCCCTCGGAGGTAAGTTGCGTGCGCCGACGATATCTTCAAGTGTTGAATGAACAGCGCTGGCCGAAGGCGCTGGCCAGGGTAAAGAGCAATATGCGCATCCGAGGCAGCGCGGCCATCTTGCACTCACGTGATAAGAACCGCTCCCTATACGGATTCGGCACTCGCGCTCTGGTAGAGGTGGCTAAGGAGAAAGGATGCGCATATGCGGTGATGATCAATGAGCGCCGACAGCATTCCTCAGTGAGCATGCGTGGCCTACAACCAGGAGGTGTTAATTTGGGCCGTTTCGTGGAAGACTTCACCTTAGAACACGGCCTGGAAGGAGGTGGCCACCCCACAAGCGCTGGCGCCCGGATACCAGTGCAGGTGACAGGTCTCTTCCTGGATAGGTTTATGGCTATTTCAGCCCGCTAG